The following proteins come from a genomic window of Nicotiana tomentosiformis chromosome 12, ASM39032v3, whole genome shotgun sequence:
- the LOC138903669 gene encoding uncharacterized protein, translating to MPFPEEWNMKRLGKDAVLRPLSNEEDVSTSVPKTVKENKRKRASVPEYPKPKNRTAQEKEEEEEEEEEEEEEEEEEEEENNESALAVQTKRATDASSLAGSMMLYEAPPRTENIPEKDSGRVPELSDVEDASHRSQPAGDTIEEPLEPLRAEGNAPSESFGAAAIEDSPTFPAFSAGVIREAQALGALNLDRPHDEEDLFLDLFTGIEDVAGAGDESDLFHGLRQALNQAESDAEKAKADADTLVAVYRADAEAAQVQAREAVESADSRAHWVAELAKCRSRRETLEEIHARGFDLAEEIKRAKELEADAEAVVSDGDDDDDGSKSGSENGGEPDKEETAPDREI from the exons atgccctttcccgaggagtggaatatgaaac gtttgggtaaagacgcggtcTTGAGGCCCCTGTCCAATGAGGAGGATGTTTCGACCTCTGTCCCAAAgacggtgaaggaaaataaaaggaagagagcctcagttcccgaatatccaaaaccgaagaataggacggctc aagaaaaagaagaagaagaagaagaagaagaagaagaagaagaagaagaagaagaagaagaagaagagaacaatGAGTCCGCGCTGGCGGTCCAAACGAAGAGAGCCACCGATGCTTCATCGctggctggatcgatgatgctctatgaggctccgcctcgaactgaaaATATACCAGAGAAAGATTcaggtagagtccccgaactatcggatgtTGAAGATGCCTCTCATCGGAGTCAACCGGCAGGGGATACAATTGAAGAGCCCCTCGAACCCCTCCGAGCCGAGGGGAACGCTCCAAGCGagtcatttggggcagcagcgatcgaggattcgcctacctttcccgctttttctgcaggggtgattcgggaagctcaagctctgggagccctcaatctagacaggcctcacgatgaagaagatcTGTTTCTTGACCTGTTTACCGGTATTGAGGACGTTGCCGGTGCcggtgatgaatcagatctttttcacggattgcggcaggctttgaatcag GCTGAATCCGatgctgaaaaggcaaaggccgatgcggatacgctcgtggccgtctatcgggccgatgctgaagctgcccaagtccaggcaagagaggcagtcgAGTCCGCCGATAGTCGAGCgcattgggtcgctgaacttgctaagtgccgatccagaagggaaactctcgaggagattcatgctcgtggcttcgatctcgctgaagagataaaaagggcaaaagaactcgaagctgatgctgaagctgtgGTTTCTGATGGTGATGACGACgacgatgggagcaagagcggatccgaaaatgggggggaacctgataaagaagagacagCTCCCGATCGAGAaatttag